In one window of Tripterygium wilfordii isolate XIE 37 chromosome 1, ASM1340144v1, whole genome shotgun sequence DNA:
- the LOC120011343 gene encoding protein DETOXIFICATION 43 isoform X1, protein MAENSELQPAQSNPKIPFFVFFKDARNVFKMDSLGREILQIAFPAALALAADPVASLIDTAFIGHLGPVELAAVGVSIAIFNQASRVTVFPLVSITTSFVAEDDTIARINDKAPQVENFEKGSVKSVEMKEVMPVMLEKLEEGAATSSETKDSMPEDDSKVVMCKSPSVIDNKTSKLKSSKKRHIPSASTALVIGGILGLLQAIFLIFGAKTLLSLMGVKSGSPMLTPAQKYLTLRSLGAPAVLLSLAMQGVFRGFKDTKTPLYATVAGDLANIILDPIFIFVCRLGVSGAAIAHVLSQYLISLILLLRLMKDVDLLPPSMKELQFGRFLKNGVLLLVRVIAVTICVTLAASMAARLGSTPMAAFQICLQVWLTSSLLADGLAVAGQAILASAFAEKDYEKVTAVASRVLQMSFVLGIGLALFVGVGLHFGGGIFSKDVNVLHLIGIGIPFVAATQPLNSIAFVFDGVNFGASDYIYSAYSMVLVAIASIASLFVLSKSDGFVGIWIALTIYMGLRTFVGVWRMGTGTGPWRFLRGRFLSENV, encoded by the exons ATGGCTGAGAACAGTGAATTACAACCAGCCCAAAGCAACCCAAAGATAccattctttgttttctttaaagATGCAAG AAATGTTTTCAAGATGGACTCACTTGGTCGGGAGATACTACAGATTGCGTTTCCTGCTGCACTAGCTTTAGCTGCTGACCCAGTTGCTTCTCTCATTGACACGGCATTCATTGGTCATTTAG GACCTGTGGAGCTAGCTGCTGTAGGAGTTTCTATTGCCATATTCAATCAAGCTTCAAGGGTGACCGTATTCCCACTGGTCAGTATAACAACTTCTTTTGTTGCTGAGGATGACACCATTGCTAGAATTAATGATAAAGCACCGCAAGTTGAGAACTTTGAGAAGGGTTCGGTTAAGTCTGTTGAGATGAAAGAGGTGATGCCTGTCATGCTGGAAAAGTTGGAAGAAGGTGCAGCTACAAGCAGTGAAACAAAAGACTCAATGCCAGAGGATG ATTCAAAGGTGGTTATGTGCAAGTCTCCATCTGTTATCGataacaaaactagcaagcttaaaTCCAGTAAGAAGCGACATATACCCTCTGCATCCACAGCACTTGTTATTGGTGGAATTCTTGGTCTGTTGCAAGCAATTTTCCTTATATTTGGGGCAAAAACTCTCTTATCCCTCATGGGTGTAAAATCT GGTTCTCCTATGCTAACCCCTGCACAGAAGTACTTGACATTAAGATCACTCGGAGCTCCTGCAGTTCTCCTCTCTTTGGCCATGCAAGGGGTCTTTCGAGGGTTTAAGGATACAAAAACTCCTTTATACGCCACTG TTGCTGGAGATCTAGCAAATATCATTCTGGATCCAATATTTATCTTTGTTTGTCGCTTGGGTGTCAGTGGTGCAGCCATTGCACATGTTCTTTCTCA GTACTTGATTTCGTTGATCCTCTTGTTGAGGTTGATGAAAGATGTTGACCTCTTACCTCCTAGCATGAAGGAATTGCAGTTTGGtcggtttctcaaaaatg GTGTACTGTTGTTAGTAAGAGTAATAGCTGTGACAATCTGTGTGACCTTGGCAGCATCAATGGCTGCAAGGCTTGGTTCAACACCTATGGCTGCTTTCCAGATTTGCTTGCAGGTCTGGTTGACATCATCACTTCTGGCTGATGGTTTGGCTGTTGCTGGACAG GCAATTTTGGCCAGTGCATTTGCTGAGAAGGACTATGAAAAGGTGACAGCTGTTGCCTCCCGTGTGTTACAG ATGAGTTTTGTTCTGGGTATAGGGCTTGCTCTCTTTGTCGGAGTTGGTTTACACTTTGGAGGCGGAATCTTTTCCAAAGACGTTAATGTTCTGCATCTTATAGGCATAGGCATCCCG TTTGTCGCAGCTACACAACCACTCAATTCAATAGCTTTTGTCTTTGATGGAGTGAATTTTGGAGCTTCTGACTATATATATTCTGCATACTCCATG GTTCTTGTGGCCATAGCGAGCATTGCATCTTTATTTGTTCTCTCTAAAAGCGACGGATTTGTTGGAATCTGGATTGCTTTGACTATCTATATGGGACTGCGTACATTTGTTGGGGTGTGGAG GATGGGAACTGGAACTGGACCTTGGCGCTTTCTTAGAGGTCGATTTTTGTCAGAGAATGTGTAA
- the LOC120011343 gene encoding protein DETOXIFICATION 43 isoform X2, whose amino-acid sequence MDSLGREILQIAFPAALALAADPVASLIDTAFIGHLGPVELAAVGVSIAIFNQASRVTVFPLVSITTSFVAEDDTIARINDKAPQVENFEKGSVKSVEMKEVMPVMLEKLEEGAATSSETKDSMPEDDSKVVMCKSPSVIDNKTSKLKSSKKRHIPSASTALVIGGILGLLQAIFLIFGAKTLLSLMGVKSGSPMLTPAQKYLTLRSLGAPAVLLSLAMQGVFRGFKDTKTPLYATVAGDLANIILDPIFIFVCRLGVSGAAIAHVLSQYLISLILLLRLMKDVDLLPPSMKELQFGRFLKNGVLLLVRVIAVTICVTLAASMAARLGSTPMAAFQICLQVWLTSSLLADGLAVAGQAILASAFAEKDYEKVTAVASRVLQMSFVLGIGLALFVGVGLHFGGGIFSKDVNVLHLIGIGIPFVAATQPLNSIAFVFDGVNFGASDYIYSAYSMVLVAIASIASLFVLSKSDGFVGIWIALTIYMGLRTFVGVWRMGTGTGPWRFLRGRFLSENV is encoded by the exons ATGGACTCACTTGGTCGGGAGATACTACAGATTGCGTTTCCTGCTGCACTAGCTTTAGCTGCTGACCCAGTTGCTTCTCTCATTGACACGGCATTCATTGGTCATTTAG GACCTGTGGAGCTAGCTGCTGTAGGAGTTTCTATTGCCATATTCAATCAAGCTTCAAGGGTGACCGTATTCCCACTGGTCAGTATAACAACTTCTTTTGTTGCTGAGGATGACACCATTGCTAGAATTAATGATAAAGCACCGCAAGTTGAGAACTTTGAGAAGGGTTCGGTTAAGTCTGTTGAGATGAAAGAGGTGATGCCTGTCATGCTGGAAAAGTTGGAAGAAGGTGCAGCTACAAGCAGTGAAACAAAAGACTCAATGCCAGAGGATG ATTCAAAGGTGGTTATGTGCAAGTCTCCATCTGTTATCGataacaaaactagcaagcttaaaTCCAGTAAGAAGCGACATATACCCTCTGCATCCACAGCACTTGTTATTGGTGGAATTCTTGGTCTGTTGCAAGCAATTTTCCTTATATTTGGGGCAAAAACTCTCTTATCCCTCATGGGTGTAAAATCT GGTTCTCCTATGCTAACCCCTGCACAGAAGTACTTGACATTAAGATCACTCGGAGCTCCTGCAGTTCTCCTCTCTTTGGCCATGCAAGGGGTCTTTCGAGGGTTTAAGGATACAAAAACTCCTTTATACGCCACTG TTGCTGGAGATCTAGCAAATATCATTCTGGATCCAATATTTATCTTTGTTTGTCGCTTGGGTGTCAGTGGTGCAGCCATTGCACATGTTCTTTCTCA GTACTTGATTTCGTTGATCCTCTTGTTGAGGTTGATGAAAGATGTTGACCTCTTACCTCCTAGCATGAAGGAATTGCAGTTTGGtcggtttctcaaaaatg GTGTACTGTTGTTAGTAAGAGTAATAGCTGTGACAATCTGTGTGACCTTGGCAGCATCAATGGCTGCAAGGCTTGGTTCAACACCTATGGCTGCTTTCCAGATTTGCTTGCAGGTCTGGTTGACATCATCACTTCTGGCTGATGGTTTGGCTGTTGCTGGACAG GCAATTTTGGCCAGTGCATTTGCTGAGAAGGACTATGAAAAGGTGACAGCTGTTGCCTCCCGTGTGTTACAG ATGAGTTTTGTTCTGGGTATAGGGCTTGCTCTCTTTGTCGGAGTTGGTTTACACTTTGGAGGCGGAATCTTTTCCAAAGACGTTAATGTTCTGCATCTTATAGGCATAGGCATCCCG TTTGTCGCAGCTACACAACCACTCAATTCAATAGCTTTTGTCTTTGATGGAGTGAATTTTGGAGCTTCTGACTATATATATTCTGCATACTCCATG GTTCTTGTGGCCATAGCGAGCATTGCATCTTTATTTGTTCTCTCTAAAAGCGACGGATTTGTTGGAATCTGGATTGCTTTGACTATCTATATGGGACTGCGTACATTTGTTGGGGTGTGGAG GATGGGAACTGGAACTGGACCTTGGCGCTTTCTTAGAGGTCGATTTTTGTCAGAGAATGTGTAA
- the LOC119998703 gene encoding zinc finger CCCH domain-containing protein 30-like, whose amino-acid sequence MCGGPERSKSSSSTSPSAVEASPKSDSKDMNNSTVKNDNRFSCILELAADNDFEGFKQSIEQDPSLINEFGPWYGRQKGSKQIVLDHRTPLMVAATYGSLDVLQLILSYSEADVNLSCGRDNTTSLHCAASGGSINAVDAVKLLITAGADTSCVDANGHRPVDVILVPPKQLCMKVGLEKLLSDNASDCAIGGCNLRVSISTSNSSSPTLSLSMENGSPPSPSDLISSPIAMKFNDLPISSASEKKEYPIDPSFPDIKNSIYATDDFRMYSFKVRACSRAYSHDWTECPFVHPGENARRRDPRKYHYSCVPCPDFRKGACRRRDMCEYAHGVFECWLHPAQYRTRLCKDGTSCNRRVCFFAHTAEELRPLYVSTGSAVPSPRALASAASVMDMATALNLLPCSPVSAMSPPPFAQSMSPSANGNSHPSGAWPPPNVPTLHLPGSNFQSSRLRSSLSARDILPPDFNMLSDYEAQQHMLNDFNCFSQTRNNATSVIRSGWSKTLTSNLEELFSSEVSPSPRYADQAAGIFSPTHKSAVLGQFQQQQTLLSPINTSVFSPKNAENPLLQPSFGVGSPGRMSPRSVESMSPMGSRLSAFSQREKQQQQVRSLSSRGLGSNNPVSVGSSANSWSKWDSPNGKVDWSVNKNELGVLKRPSSFEIGNDGEEPDLSWVQSLVKESPPEMMREKLAVLGSAAPPSSGEGLNPSSLIDSVDNAVIESWLEQMQIDQQQLVV is encoded by the coding sequence ATGTGTGGTGGTCCGGAGAGATCAAAATCATCATCTAGCACATCTCCATCTGCGGTTGAAGCCTCACCTAAATCTGACTCCAAAGACATGAATAATAGTACTGTTAAAAATGACAATAGGTTTTCTTGCATACTGGAACTTGCTGCTGACAATGATTTTGAAGGCTTCAAGCAGTCAATAGAGCAAGATCCGTCATTGATCAACGAATTTGGACCCTGGTATGGCCGCCAAAAGGGCTCTAAACAAATTGTTCTTGATCATAGAACTCCATTAATGGTTGCTGCCACTTATGGTAGTCTCGATGTTCTCCAGCTAATACTCTCTTACTCTGAGGCTGATGTAAATCTGAGTTGTGGCCGGGACAATACCACCTCACTTCATTGTGCTGCTTCTGGTGGATCCATCAACGCAGTTGATGCTGTTAAGCTGCTTATCACCGCCGGTGCTGATACAAGTTGTGTGGATGCAAATGGTCATCGTCCAGTTGATGTTATTTTGGTGCCTCCAAAACAACTATGCATGAAGGTTGGACTTGAGAAACTCCTCTCAGACAATGCTTCTGATTGTGCTATTGGAGGGTGCAATTTACGTGTTTCCATTAGCACCTCAAATTCTAGCTCTCCGACCCTTTCATTGTCGATGGAAAATGGGTCGCCACCTTCTCCTTCAGATCTTATATCTTCTCCGATCGCCATGAAATTCAACGACTTGCCTATTAGCTCTGCATCAGAGAAGAAAGAGTACCCTATTGATCCATCATTCCCTGACATCAAGAACAGCATCTATGCTACTGATGATTTCCGTATGTATTCTTTCAAGGTTCGCGCTTGTTCCCGTGCATATTCCCATGATTGGACTGAGTGCCCTTTTGTCCACCCTGGAGAAAATGCCCGCCGCCGAGACCCTCGGAAGTATCACTACAGCTGTGTTCCTTGCCCTGACTTTCGCAAAGGGGCTTGCAGGCGCAGAGACATGTGTGAATATGCCCATGGAGTGTTTGAGTGTTGGCTGCACCCTGCACAATATCGAACTCGACTCTGCAAGGATGGTACCAGTTGTAACAGAAGGGTGTGCTTCTTTGCGCACACAGCCGAGGAGCTTCGTCCCCTGTATGTATCTACCGGATCGGCTGTCCCTTCGCCACGGGCATTGGCCTCTGCTGCTAGCGTCATGGACATGGCTACTGCATTGAACCTTTTGCCTTGTTCCCCTGTCTCTGCCATGTCTCCTCCTCCATTTGCTCAATCCATGTCTCCATCAGCAAATGGCAATTCTCACCCATCCGGAGCATGGCCCCCACCAAATGTACCCACGCTTCATCTTCCTGGAAGCAACTTTCAATCCAGTCGCCTCAGATCTTCCCTTAGTGCCCGAGATATTCTTCCTCCTGATTTCAACATGTTATCCGATTATGAGGCTCAGCAACATATGCTAAATGACTTTAACTGTTTCTCACAGACCCGCAACAATGCTACGTCTGTCATTCGTTCTGGTTGGTCCAAAACGCTAACATCAAACCTTGAGGAGTTATTCTCCAGTGAAGTTTCTCCGTCTCCCAGATATGCTGATCAGGCTGCTGGTATTTTTTCCCCAACGCATAAGTCGGCTGTTCTTGGTCAGTTTCAACAGCAACAGACCTTGTTATCACCAATCAATACTAGTGTGTTCTCACCAAAGAATGCGGAGAACCCTCTGTTGCAGCCTTCATTTGGTGTTGGATCTCCTGGTAGGATGTCTCCTAGGAGTGTGGAGTCTATGTCTCCTATGGGATCTAGGCTTTCGGCATTTTCCCAGCGTGAGAAGCAGCAGCAACAGGTTCGCAGCCTAAGCTCAAGGGGTCTCGGATCGAACAACCCAGTCTCTGTTGGATCATCTGCAAATTCTTGGTCGAAATGGGACTCCCCAAATGGAAAAGTTGACTGGTCGGTCAATAAAAATGAGCTGGGTGTGTTAAAAAGGCCATCTTCCTTTGAGATTGGAAATGACGGCGAGGAGCCTGATCTGTCATGGGTCCAATCTCTAGTCAAGGAATCACCGCCTGAGATGATGAGAGAGAAGTTGGCGGTTCTGGGCAGTGCTGCACCACCATCTTCTGGTGAAGGTCTGAACCCTAGCTCTCTGATTGATTCTGTTGATAATGCTGTCATAGAATCTTGGCTTGAGCAGATGCAGATTGACCAGCAGCAGCTTGTAGTCTAG